A genomic segment from Bombus huntii isolate Logan2020A chromosome 13, iyBomHunt1.1, whole genome shotgun sequence encodes:
- the LOC126872659 gene encoding uncharacterized protein LOC126872659, producing the protein MEAPDDRILVGPIPSQLNITGEINSTYPNGSPELGAVILRAEEALIVIFVLFLWAAAIALFFNRWGKIRMLEPSQPKFLPQDEQNCTTIEQNQLQNRRTFSKCNILCEECPIRHDSNYALGQMRPRQNSAFIGSSVSFLPGGGGTARRTKSAFDLQFSVFTENNTLDSSSKQDTLKNFKPACDSTKLLLDERKTSVYQLDKTGTTKSFCRNRGISVCQFDASPKLWQRDRGMSICQFDRMEVLARPLQRDRGGSICQFDRMDVLARSLQRDRMGSAYHFDRMDVLARPNVTLDKFLLREKRVSMCNLLGKNEKTTEGIQMERHLSNGNVGKIGEKDTSGEEERGRIMAEEQKTFIKQIPKEKKNSFCRSNQPSCSQTSDTAFGYKGTCV; encoded by the exons ATGGAAGCTCCGGATGACAGGATCCTCGTTGGACCGATACCATCTCAATTGAATATCACCGGTGAAATTAATTCAACTTATCCGAATG GCAGTCCAGAACTAGGTGCAGTTATACTCAGAGCTGAAGAGGCCTTGATAGTTATTTTCGTACTCTTTCTATGGGCTGCGGCAATTGCATTATTCTTCAATCGATGGGGCAAGATAAGAATGTTGGAACCATCTCAACCGAAATTCCTGCCACAAGACGAACAAAATTGTACCACGATTGAACAAAATCAACTACAG AACCGACGCACATTCTCGAAATGCAATATTCTTTGCGAAGAGTGTCCAATAAGGCACGACTCGAACTACGCTTTGGGACAAATGAGACCGAGGCAAAACAGTGCGTTCATTGGTTCCAGCGTGTCCTTTCTCCCAGGTGGCGGAGGTACAGCGCGTCGCACGAAAAGCGCGTTCGACCTTCAATTTTCCGTGTTTACGGAAAATAACACGCTCGACTCCTCCAGTAAACAGGATActttaaagaattttaagcCGGCCTGCGATTCCACGAAATTATTGCTAGACGAACGAAAGACAAGCGTCTATCAGCTGGACAAAACCGGGACAACCAAATCTTTttgtcgaaacagaggaataAGTGTTTGTCAATTCGATGCTTCGCCAAAATTATGGCAACGAGATCGTGGAATGAGCATCTGCCAGTTCGATAGGATGGAGGTTCTCGCCAGGCCATTGCAGAGAGATCGCGGTGGAAGTATCTGTCAATTCGACAGAATGGACGTATTAGCCAGATCACTGCAGAGAGATCGCATGGGTAGTGCTTACCATTTTGACAGAATGGATGTGTTGGCCAGACCTAATGTAACTCTTGATAAATTCTTGTTGAGAGAAAAACGCGTTAGTATGTGCAACCTTTTGggaaaaaatgagaaaacgACAGAAGGAATTCAAATGGAACGGCATTTAAGCAACGGCAACGTTGGGAAAATCGGGGAAAAAGATACATCGGGCGAGGAAGAGAGAGGCAGGATTATGGCGGAGGAACAAAAGacatttattaaacaaatacccaaagagaagaaaaatagcttTTGTCGATCGAACCAACCATCTTGCAGCCAAACTTCTGATACTGCATTTGGATATAAAGGTACTTGCGTGTAG
- the LOC126872678 gene encoding protein BUD31 homolog, with protein MPKVRRSKKPPPDGWELIEPTLEELEQKMREAETEPHEGKRKQESLWPIFKIHHQKSRYIYDLYYRRKAISRELYDYCLNENIADRNLIAKWKKVGYENLCCLRCIQHRDTNFGTNCICRVPKGKLEEGRIVECIHCGCRGCSG; from the exons ATGCCCAAAGTACGTAGAAGTAAGAAACCTCCGCCAGATGGTTGGGAATTAATTGAACCGACGCTAGAAGAATTAGAACAGAAAATGCGAGAAG CTGAAACGGAACCTCACGAGGGCAAGCGAAAACAAGAATCTTTATGGCCCATATTTAAAATTCACCATCAGAAATCACGATACATATATGACTTATATTATAGACGGAAAGCGATAAGTCGCG AATTGTATGATTATTGCCTGAACGAAAATATAGCAGATAGAAATTTGATAGCCAAATGGAAGAAAGTGGGATACGAAAACTTGTGCTGTCTACGTTGTATACAACACAGGGATACTAACTTTGGTACAAATTGTATTTGTAGAGTACCTAAGGGCAAACTCGAAGAAGGCAGAATAGTGGAATGCATTCACTGTGGATGCAGAGGATGTTCTGGATAA